A DNA window from Rossellomorea marisflavi contains the following coding sequences:
- a CDS encoding HD domain-containing protein — protein MEQMRRTYGLDPGGHDWHHLERVRKLALYIAEEDQIGDRDVLEWAAILHDVADEKLNPTLGEGTRKLEGWLRQLPVTIETLETIREVIHSMGFKGGSTDDPVLPEAKVLRDADRLDAMGAIGISRVFAYGGWKGQPIHLPDLPVRERMTNDEYRNDPSTSINHFHEKLFKLKDLMLTPTGKRLAEERHAVMKDFIRQFTIEWNGPQ, from the coding sequence ATGGAACAGATGCGCCGGACGTATGGTCTCGACCCTGGTGGTCATGACTGGCATCATCTTGAGCGCGTGAGGAAGCTCGCTTTATACATAGCAGAAGAAGACCAAATTGGAGATCGAGACGTCTTAGAGTGGGCGGCGATCCTCCACGACGTGGCCGACGAAAAGCTCAATCCGACACTCGGTGAAGGAACAAGGAAGCTTGAGGGGTGGCTCCGTCAGTTGCCTGTTACAATAGAGACCTTGGAGACGATCCGGGAAGTGATACACTCCATGGGGTTCAAAGGTGGAAGCACCGATGACCCCGTATTACCTGAAGCAAAGGTGCTCAGGGATGCAGACCGTCTTGATGCCATGGGTGCAATCGGCATTTCAAGGGTTTTCGCCTATGGAGGGTGGAAGGGCCAACCCATCCATCTTCCCGATCTTCCCGTCAGGGAGCGAATGACGAACGATGAATACAGGAATGATCCTTCCACAAGCATCAATCATTTCCATGAGAAACTGTTCAAGTTGAAAGACCTAATGCTGACACCGACGGGAAAACGCCTCGCAGAAGAGCGCCATGCAGTCATGAAAGACTTCATCAGGCAATTCACTATAGAATGGAATGGTCCACAATGA